One stretch of Sphingobacteriales bacterium DNA includes these proteins:
- a CDS encoding alanine:cation symporter family protein, which translates to MNKILDTFDKILVGYNEYIGGYLILLVLIPTGIYYAFRLKFINIRKLGHAIAIVRGKYDNVHDDGDINHFKALTTALSATVGTGNIVGVSLAIYLGGPGALFWMWVTGFLGMIIKYVEVTLAHKFRKFNSDGTVAGGPMYYMEFALKDKLGRFAKVLAVVFAIAAILCSLGTGNMAQCNSIADVMLSNYNIPVWFSGLILTSLVFLIVIGGIKRIAEVTSRLVPVMAVFYFAAAILVIILDIRNIPNAFLIIFRDAFTGQAMGGGFVGSAFFMTMLWGVRRGLFSNEAGQGSAPIAHSAAKTKYPVREGLVALLEPFIDTIVICSLTGLVVVVSGAWSSNIKGVGMTVLGMSQGLSKIGLQMYAKHIVAFGLLMFAFSTVISWSYYGATAANYLLGEKARKPYYYLFCLFVFFGSVWGLDLVWHFVDAVITLMSIPNLIAILLLSPVIVKETKDYFEAMKMKKL; encoded by the coding sequence ATGAATAAAATACTGGACACCTTTGACAAAATACTGGTAGGGTATAATGAATACATTGGCGGATATCTGATTCTTCTTGTTTTGATTCCGACCGGGATCTACTATGCATTCCGGCTGAAATTCATCAATATCAGAAAACTGGGGCATGCCATTGCCATTGTAAGGGGGAAATATGATAACGTACATGACGATGGTGATATCAATCATTTTAAAGCATTGACCACAGCATTGTCGGCAACGGTTGGAACCGGAAATATTGTAGGCGTTTCTCTGGCGATTTATCTGGGCGGCCCGGGTGCATTGTTCTGGATGTGGGTAACCGGTTTTCTCGGCATGATTATCAAATATGTAGAAGTTACATTGGCTCATAAATTCAGAAAATTCAACAGCGATGGTACGGTTGCAGGAGGGCCTATGTATTACATGGAATTTGCCTTAAAAGACAAACTCGGGCGATTTGCCAAGGTATTGGCGGTCGTGTTCGCCATTGCTGCAATATTATGTTCACTTGGTACCGGAAATATGGCGCAATGTAATTCCATTGCCGATGTCATGCTTTCCAATTACAACATACCTGTCTGGTTCTCAGGCCTTATTCTGACCTCTTTGGTTTTTTTGATTGTCATTGGAGGAATCAAACGCATCGCTGAAGTAACTTCACGACTTGTTCCGGTGATGGCGGTTTTTTATTTTGCTGCTGCCATTCTGGTCATTATTCTTGACATCAGAAATATTCCCAATGCTTTTTTGATTATCTTCAGAGATGCATTTACCGGGCAGGCCATGGGAGGCGGATTTGTCGGTTCAGCCTTTTTTATGACCATGCTTTGGGGAGTGCGAAGAGGCTTGTTTTCAAACGAAGCAGGGCAAGGCTCAGCCCCGATTGCCCACTCTGCTGCAAAAACAAAATATCCTGTTCGGGAAGGACTCGTTGCCCTGTTGGAGCCTTTCATCGATACCATTGTTATTTGTTCTTTGACCGGACTTGTTGTTGTTGTTTCGGGTGCATGGTCGAGTAACATCAAAGGCGTGGGAATGACGGTTCTGGGAATGTCGCAGGGTTTATCAAAAATAGGTCTTCAGATGTATGCCAAGCACATTGTAGCGTTTGGCTTGCTGATGTTTGCCTTTTCCACCGTGATCAGCTGGTCATACTATGGTGCAACAGCAGCTAATTATTTACTGGGCGAAAAAGCCAGAAAGCCTTATTATTATTTATTTTGCCTTTTTGTGTTCTTTGGCTCCGTTTGGGGGCTCGACCTCGTCTGGCATTTTGTCGATGCCGTCATTACCCTGATGTCTATTCCCAACCTAATCGCCATTTTATTACTCTCTCCTGTGATTGTCAAGGAAACAAAAGACTATTTTGAAGCCATGAAAATGAAAAAATTGTAA
- a CDS encoding alanine:cation symporter family protein, which yields MSEKDKSFRFRFSSFAILLFIIAFFSNTGKGIASSTRDSNYFQNKVEQISERINKSFTPFVAFLSKILFWDPFSAIGIYDPVVYQNGKPVINEKGEIVKAPLKLIVVWLICGALFFTLYMKFINIRGFSHSIGLIRGRYNNPANPGEVTHFQALMTALSATVGMGNIAGVAIGISIGGPGATFWMIMAGLLGMSSKFVECTLGVKYRKINEKGEVSGGAMYYLKYGLKKKRLGILGSFLAVLFSILVIGGSFGGGNMLQSNQSFSQFANIFPAIKNYGFVYGIIMAFLVGLVIIGGIKSIARVTSKIVPVMAIIYIMAAIIIILFNIRHLHEAISLVVKGAFCADAMKGGFIGVLIMGFQRGTFSNEAGVGSASIAHSTAKTNYPVSEGIVALIEPFTDTVVICTMTALVLVFTGYYNNPAGLQGVQLTSAAFGSVISWFPYVLLIAVFLFAYSTMISWSYYGQKGFDFLFGHWSEKLFGTRRVSTLFYQVVYLACIVIGSSSSIYAVMDFSDMMVLCMAFPNVIGLMILAPEVKQELNEYWKKLKDGEIIRYW from the coding sequence ATGTCTGAAAAAGATAAATCTTTCCGGTTTCGCTTTTCATCATTTGCAATCCTCCTGTTTATCATTGCCTTCTTTTCAAATACCGGAAAAGGTATAGCCTCATCAACCAGGGACTCTAACTACTTTCAAAATAAAGTTGAACAGATCAGTGAACGCATTAATAAATCATTCACCCCTTTTGTGGCTTTTTTATCCAAGATATTGTTCTGGGATCCATTTTCTGCTATCGGTATTTATGATCCTGTTGTTTATCAAAACGGAAAACCCGTCATCAACGAAAAAGGAGAAATTGTAAAAGCCCCTTTAAAATTAATTGTGGTATGGCTCATTTGCGGGGCATTGTTTTTTACACTTTACATGAAATTCATCAATATCCGTGGATTTAGCCACTCAATCGGATTGATACGCGGGAGGTACAATAATCCTGCAAACCCGGGAGAGGTTACACATTTTCAGGCATTGATGACTGCCTTATCTGCTACTGTCGGTATGGGAAATATTGCCGGAGTAGCCATTGGAATCAGTATTGGCGGGCCCGGTGCAACTTTCTGGATGATCATGGCGGGTTTGCTGGGCATGAGTTCAAAATTCGTGGAATGTACTTTAGGGGTTAAATACAGGAAAATAAATGAGAAAGGTGAGGTTTCAGGTGGAGCCATGTATTACCTGAAATACGGACTGAAAAAGAAAAGACTTGGAATTTTGGGAAGTTTTCTGGCTGTTTTATTTTCCATTCTCGTTATCGGTGGCTCATTTGGCGGAGGAAATATGCTTCAGTCAAACCAGTCTTTTTCGCAGTTTGCCAATATTTTTCCTGCAATAAAAAACTATGGCTTTGTTTATGGAATCATCATGGCTTTTCTGGTAGGACTGGTTATCATCGGAGGAATAAAAAGCATTGCAAGAGTAACATCAAAGATTGTCCCTGTGATGGCAATTATCTACATAATGGCTGCCATCATCATTATATTATTTAATATCCGTCATTTACACGAAGCTATTTCGTTGGTTGTCAAAGGTGCTTTTTGTGCGGATGCGATGAAAGGGGGCTTTATCGGAGTGTTGATCATGGGCTTCCAGCGAGGTACATTTTCAAATGAGGCCGGTGTGGGTTCGGCTTCTATCGCTCATTCCACAGCAAAAACGAATTATCCGGTCAGTGAAGGCATTGTCGCCCTGATTGAACCATTTACAGATACGGTAGTAATCTGCACCATGACAGCCCTTGTATTGGTTTTCACAGGATACTACAACAATCCGGCAGGTCTGCAAGGGGTTCAGCTGACTTCAGCCGCTTTTGGCTCCGTCATTTCATGGTTCCCTTATGTCTTACTCATCGCTGTGTTTCTCTTTGCTTATTCCACCATGATTTCCTGGTCGTATTACGGACAGAAAGGCTTTGATTTCCTGTTTGGTCACTGGAGCGAAAAGTTATTCGGTACCCGAAGGGTATCGACTCTGTTTTATCAGGTCGTTTATCTTGCCTGCATTGTAATTGGTTCATCTTCATCTATTTATGCTGTAATGGATTTTTCAGACATGATGGTGTTGTGTATGGCTTTTCCGAATGTTATCGGCCTGATGATATTGGCTCCTGAAGTGAAACAAGAATTGAATGAATACTGGAAAAAGCTTAAAGACGGGGAAATAATCAGGTATTGGTAA
- a CDS encoding sodium-dependent transporter yields the protein MQINKNERGSFTSQIGVIAAAAGSAIGLGNIWRFPYITGQNGGAAFVLIYLIIVFLIGVPVMLSELSIGRSSQRNAFGAFKVLAPGKPWYLVGLMGVVAAFVILAFYSTVAGWTLEYLVKSVTNQFSGKSGEEINQLFDEFQTNGFRPVLWQMVFMILTAAIVFAGVQNGIEKYSKILMPLLLVLVIALDIRAVTLKGAGEGLKFYLQPDFSEVTWKTVMMALGQAFFSLSVGMGCLITYGSYIQKNNNLTTIAVSTSVADLLVAFLSGLLIFPAAFAFGINPGQGPDLVFKTLPNIFLQMPGGYFFAILFFVLIAIAALTSTISVLEVVVAYSIEELNISRKPATILATVAISILGIFCTLSFSSLADFKIFHKTFFDLFDFSSANILLPVGGFLIVIFVGWFMGKNKLKEEISSNGTFKATFFFLFRFIVRFIAPVAIALVFLNGLGVLKF from the coding sequence ATGCAGATAAACAAAAATGAAAGAGGCAGTTTTACTTCTCAGATAGGAGTAATAGCTGCTGCAGCAGGCTCTGCCATTGGATTGGGCAATATCTGGCGCTTTCCTTACATCACCGGTCAGAACGGTGGTGCTGCCTTTGTTCTGATCTACTTAATTATTGTATTTCTGATTGGTGTGCCGGTGATGCTGTCAGAGCTGTCTATTGGACGGTCTTCTCAGCGAAATGCTTTTGGTGCTTTCAAGGTACTGGCACCCGGTAAACCATGGTACCTTGTCGGATTGATGGGTGTAGTGGCTGCTTTTGTCATTCTTGCCTTTTACAGTACGGTTGCCGGATGGACACTTGAATACCTTGTCAAATCTGTTACCAATCAGTTTTCAGGTAAAAGCGGAGAAGAGATTAATCAGTTATTTGATGAATTTCAGACAAATGGCTTTCGTCCGGTACTCTGGCAGATGGTCTTTATGATTCTTACAGCTGCCATAGTTTTTGCCGGTGTGCAGAATGGAATCGAAAAATACTCTAAAATTCTGATGCCTCTCCTGCTGGTACTGGTTATTGCACTCGACATCAGGGCAGTAACCCTGAAAGGTGCAGGGGAAGGTTTAAAATTTTATCTTCAACCTGATTTTTCTGAAGTAACATGGAAAACAGTGATGATGGCTCTCGGTCAGGCTTTCTTTTCGTTAAGTGTGGGAATGGGCTGCCTGATTACCTATGGATCTTATATTCAGAAAAATAACAACCTGACAACTATTGCTGTCAGTACTTCGGTTGCAGACTTATTAGTCGCTTTCCTCTCAGGACTGCTTATTTTTCCAGCTGCTTTTGCGTTTGGAATTAATCCCGGGCAAGGGCCCGACCTTGTTTTTAAAACACTGCCCAATATCTTCCTTCAGATGCCAGGTGGATATTTCTTCGCTATTCTGTTTTTTGTACTGATTGCCATTGCGGCTCTCACTTCTACCATTTCAGTACTTGAAGTCGTTGTAGCATATTCCATTGAAGAGTTGAATATCAGCAGAAAACCGGCTACCATTCTGGCCACTGTGGCTATCAGTATTCTGGGTATTTTTTGTACACTCTCCTTCTCATCTCTGGCAGATTTCAAAATCTTTCATAAGACTTTCTTCGACCTGTTCGACTTTTCGTCTGCCAACATCCTTCTGCCGGTTGGTGGCTTCCTGATTGTCATTTTTGTCGGATGGTTCATGGGAAAAAATAAACTCAAAGAAGAGATTTCAAGCAATGGAACATTTAAAGCAACCTTCTTTTTCCTTTTCAGGTTTATCGTTCGCTTTATTGCTCCGGTAGCCATTGCTCTTGTTTTTCTCAATGGTTTAGGTGTTCTGAAATTTTAA
- a CDS encoding helix-hairpin-helix domain-containing protein: MIKKLKYFLSSIGEYFSFSKSERQALYFLTGIIIIVSLLNFLIPYLQLKSKADINRFEEEIASLNQLSGEGDTNSENIDPYLEDIGYKPVQAFYFDPNKVGPPEWEKLGVPSFIYQRIEKYKLKGGKIRKTEDLLKFSGLDRQWYENIKDFVRFSEKADTFKTQPTSPSFQKYDLNKVTRDELISIKGIGEVLADRIINYREYLGGFYTLEQLAEVYGIDSLRFNYLKKYFLLNDISVKKISLNLSSVSQLSKHPYLTYRQAEKIVEFRNKTGPFHSLEELRRTNIYQDSAAYNKLFPYLKLWDND; encoded by the coding sequence ATGATTAAAAAACTTAAATATTTCCTTTCTTCCATCGGGGAATATTTCAGCTTTTCAAAATCAGAAAGGCAGGCTTTATATTTTCTGACTGGTATTATCATTATCGTCAGTCTCCTGAACTTTTTGATTCCTTATCTGCAACTTAAATCAAAAGCTGATATAAACCGTTTTGAGGAAGAAATAGCCTCCTTGAATCAGTTATCAGGCGAAGGAGATACCAATTCAGAAAACATTGATCCTTATCTGGAAGATATAGGATATAAACCAGTTCAGGCTTTTTATTTCGATCCCAATAAAGTCGGACCTCCCGAATGGGAAAAATTAGGAGTACCTTCTTTCATTTATCAGCGCATTGAAAAATATAAACTAAAAGGCGGAAAAATTCGAAAAACTGAAGATTTGCTTAAGTTTTCGGGATTAGACAGGCAATGGTATGAAAACATTAAAGACTTTGTCAGATTTAGCGAAAAAGCTGACACTTTTAAAACACAACCTACTTCCCCAAGCTTTCAGAAATATGACCTGAATAAAGTTACCCGCGATGAGCTGATTTCCATAAAAGGTATTGGAGAGGTATTGGCCGACAGAATCATCAACTACAGGGAATATCTTGGGGGATTTTATACCCTTGAGCAGTTGGCTGAAGTATATGGAATTGATTCGCTAAGATTTAACTACCTGAAAAAATATTTCTTACTCAATGACATCTCAGTGAAAAAAATCTCCCTGAACCTGAGCTCTGTTTCACAATTGTCGAAGCATCCATATCTGACTTACCGTCAGGCTGAAAAAATTGTTGAATTCAGAAACAAAACAGGTCCGTTCCACTCGCTTGAAGAACTTCGGAGAACAAATATTTATCAGGATAGTGCTGCCTATAACAAACTTTTTCCTTACTTAAAACTCTGGGATAATGATTGA